The following are encoded in a window of Lactobacillus panisapium genomic DNA:
- a CDS encoding uracil-DNA glycosylase, with product MKKFIGNDWDEVLAPIFDSNEYHELHEFLKTEYKTKRIFPDMYHIFTAFKLTPFAKTKVVILGQDPYHNPGQATGMSFAVMPGVKLPPSLQNIYKELYDDVGCVPVQHGYLKKWADQGVLLLNAVLTVPYGHANGHQGKGWENVTDAAIKALSDRGEVVFILWGRYAQNKIALIDLDRNFVIKSAHPSPFSADRGFFGSRPFSRCNEALKKFGKTPIDWQLPQQVTQSDLV from the coding sequence ATGAAAAAATTTATTGGTAATGACTGGGACGAAGTATTGGCTCCTATATTTGACAGTAACGAATATCATGAATTACATGAATTCTTAAAAACAGAGTACAAAACTAAGCGGATATTCCCAGATATGTATCATATTTTTACTGCTTTTAAGTTAACCCCTTTTGCTAAAACAAAAGTAGTCATTTTAGGTCAGGATCCCTATCACAATCCTGGTCAGGCAACAGGAATGAGCTTTGCTGTAATGCCTGGAGTAAAGTTGCCACCGTCATTACAAAATATTTATAAAGAACTATATGATGATGTCGGCTGTGTGCCGGTTCAACATGGTTATTTGAAAAAATGGGCTGATCAAGGAGTGCTCCTTTTGAACGCAGTTTTAACAGTTCCTTATGGTCATGCTAATGGTCATCAAGGTAAAGGCTGGGAAAATGTAACGGATGCTGCCATCAAGGCTTTGAGCGATCGGGGAGAAGTAGTTTTCATTCTTTGGGGACGATATGCTCAAAATAAAATTGCATTAATTGACCTTGACCGTAATTTTGTGATTAAATCAGCTCACCCCAGTCCATTTTCGGCAGATCGTGGCTTTTTTGGCTCACGGCCATTTTCTCGTTGTAACGAGGCCCTGAAGAAGTTTGGGAAAACCCCAATTGACTGGCAATTACCGCAACAAGTAACACAATCAGATTTAGTATAG
- a CDS encoding lantibiotic protection ABC transporter ATP-binding subunit has product MTNLIETHQLVKKFKDQQVLNDINLHVPESKVYCLLGPNGAGKTTLMKILTGMIPATSGHVEFAGHEWTRADLANIGCLIENAPLYGNLTAQENLQVICRLRGSAESEIPNILQTIGLANTGKKLAKNFSLGMKERLGIGLALVGNPKLLILDEPTNGLDPLGIQQLRELIAEFKHRKMTIIISSHMLSEVEHLADNIGIIGGGKLLLEQEYDHETDLEKLFNSTLAKAGALNV; this is encoded by the coding sequence ATGACTAATTTAATTGAAACACATCAACTGGTGAAGAAGTTTAAAGATCAGCAAGTGCTTAATGATATTAATTTGCATGTTCCGGAAAGCAAAGTTTATTGCCTTCTTGGTCCTAATGGAGCTGGAAAAACTACCTTAATGAAAATTTTAACTGGAATGATTCCCGCTACAAGTGGTCATGTCGAATTTGCGGGGCACGAATGGACAAGGGCTGACTTGGCAAACATTGGCTGTTTAATTGAAAATGCTCCTTTATATGGTAATTTGACCGCCCAAGAAAACTTACAAGTAATTTGTCGTTTACGAGGATCTGCAGAAAGTGAAATTCCCAATATCCTGCAAACCATTGGACTCGCTAACACCGGAAAAAAGTTAGCTAAGAATTTTTCTTTAGGAATGAAAGAGCGTCTAGGAATTGGTCTGGCTCTAGTTGGTAACCCTAAGCTTTTAATTTTAGACGAGCCAACTAATGGTCTTGATCCACTTGGAATTCAACAATTGCGCGAATTGATTGCTGAATTCAAACATAGGAAAATGACAATTATTATCTCCAGTCACATGTTATCTGAAGTAGAACATTTAGCTGATAATATTGGCATTATTGGTGGTGGCAAGCTTCTCCTGGAGCAAGAATATGATCATGAAACTGATTTGGAAAAGCTCTTCAATTCAACTTTGGCAAAGGCTGGTGCTTTGAATGTTTGA
- a CDS encoding sugar-binding transcriptional regulator yields MYAEIPVLEALVPDILKVFRQRYLVLEQISLHAPVGRRSVARSLGLSERNVRTETEYLRELGLIEIKSFGMFMTEKGKKMLQEAAPLIDRLFNARETEVDLARKLGIERTIIVPGDSDLQELVFEKMGEELNSALDLLLPLGHSIITVLGGAALAKSARNLSKSLGKNRQLEFVPGRGALGENVAIQSNTIVQEMAAETGGNYKTLYLPEQVSTEAYKSLIRESTVADVLEDISKTDVVIHGIGLAHDMARRRGYDSIRLSELREKKVVTECFGCFFDGDGKIVDRVHQVGLQFENLNKIPHIFAFACGSRKAKAIEAYMPNAPHQTWLITDEGASNKILKEK; encoded by the coding sequence ATGTACGCGGAAATTCCTGTGCTAGAAGCTCTCGTTCCTGACATCTTAAAAGTTTTTCGGCAAAGGTATCTTGTCCTTGAGCAAATTTCTCTTCATGCACCTGTTGGACGCAGAAGTGTTGCTCGGTCATTGGGACTTTCTGAAAGAAATGTGCGAACCGAAACAGAGTATCTTCGTGAGCTTGGTTTAATTGAGATCAAGAGTTTTGGCATGTTTATGACAGAAAAGGGCAAAAAGATGTTGCAAGAAGCAGCACCACTGATTGATCGCTTGTTTAATGCTCGTGAGACTGAAGTCGATTTAGCACGTAAACTTGGGATTGAACGAACGATTATTGTTCCTGGTGATAGTGATTTGCAAGAGCTAGTCTTTGAAAAGATGGGAGAAGAACTAAATTCTGCTCTGGATCTTTTATTGCCGCTCGGGCATTCAATTATTACTGTACTAGGTGGAGCTGCACTTGCAAAGTCAGCTAGAAATTTGTCTAAAAGTTTAGGTAAAAATCGGCAATTGGAATTTGTACCAGGTCGGGGAGCCTTAGGCGAAAATGTTGCTATTCAAAGTAATACAATCGTCCAGGAAATGGCCGCTGAGACTGGTGGTAACTATAAAACTTTATATTTACCTGAACAGGTTTCAACAGAAGCTTATAAGTCTCTGATTCGTGAATCAACTGTTGCTGATGTGCTTGAAGATATTTCTAAGACTGATGTCGTAATTCACGGAATAGGGCTAGCTCATGATATGGCACGTAGACGAGGATATGATTCAATTCGTTTATCCGAGTTGCGTGAAAAAAAGGTCGTCACCGAATGTTTTGGGTGTTTCTTCGATGGCGATGGAAAGATTGTTGACCGCGTGCACCAGGTTGGCTTGCAGTTCGAGAATCTAAATAAAATACCTCACATATTTGCCTTTGCTTGTGGCAGCCGGAAGGCAAAAGCAATCGAAGCTTATATGCCTAATGCTCCTCATCAAACCTGGTTAATTACTGATGAGGGAGCCTCAAATAAGATTTTAAAGGAGAAATAA
- the tsaE gene encoding tRNA (adenosine(37)-N6)-threonylcarbamoyltransferase complex ATPase subunit type 1 TsaE, with protein sequence MKINVNSSTEMKQLGAAIASTAKAHDLLLLNGDLGAGKTTLTQGIGEALGVKRPVKSPTFTIVREYEEAKLPIYHMDFYRLENDDLSSIDLSSYLQQPGLVVIEWPEVVKADLPDQYLQIVIRRVDDSWDSTKRTVEFRPQGKRNEDWVAEIANKIKNRT encoded by the coding sequence ATGAAAATAAATGTAAATTCTTCCACGGAAATGAAACAACTTGGTGCTGCGATTGCAAGTACCGCTAAAGCACATGATTTACTGCTGCTAAATGGTGATTTAGGAGCTGGCAAAACCACTTTGACGCAAGGTATTGGCGAGGCTTTGGGGGTCAAGCGCCCTGTCAAAAGTCCTACTTTTACCATCGTTCGTGAATATGAAGAAGCTAAGTTGCCAATTTATCATATGGACTTTTATCGTTTAGAAAATGATGATTTATCATCAATTGATTTAAGCAGCTATTTACAGCAGCCGGGACTAGTGGTAATCGAGTGGCCTGAAGTTGTTAAAGCCGATCTGCCTGATCAATATTTACAAATTGTAATTCGCCGGGTTGATGATAGTTGGGATTCGACTAAAAGAACGGTTGAATTCCGCCCACAGGGAAAGCGAAATGAAGATTGGGTAGCCGAAATTGCGAATAAAATAAAAAACAGGACTTAA
- a CDS encoding lantibiotic immunity ABC transporter MutG family permease subunit, which yields MPKSIFKAENIKLHRSMLLYLHLAALIIFPLLIGIYYGSRKNLTTSANMVDMFNTILALISPLAISIVVSVVFDREEKAGNFQNWLTQPMSKGKTIMGQLIYYWLLYVIEVIGTNLIYYLVLTAVYHVTGISFLKLFSLSIVFAVLGFLQYEFAELVSLKWNIGGSLILGFFGSVISMLGVTSLFDLVWPFIPWAWQSRLTVFWRLNIPADYVKMATLSYLVPVILTAILSWLIFRYFNHWQGTKK from the coding sequence ATGCCTAAATCAATTTTTAAAGCTGAAAATATTAAATTGCATCGTAGCATGTTGCTCTATTTACATTTAGCCGCCTTAATTATTTTTCCACTTCTAATAGGTATTTATTATGGCAGCCGGAAAAATTTAACTACTTCCGCTAACATGGTTGATATGTTTAATACAATTTTGGCCCTTATTTCGCCGTTGGCGATTAGTATTGTAGTTTCTGTGGTTTTTGATCGTGAAGAAAAAGCCGGGAATTTTCAAAATTGGTTAACTCAGCCCATGAGTAAGGGCAAAACAATTATGGGACAGCTAATTTACTATTGGTTGCTGTATGTAATTGAAGTGATCGGCACAAACTTAATTTATTACTTGGTTTTAACTGCTGTCTATCACGTGACCGGAATTTCTTTTCTTAAGCTATTTTCGCTCAGCATTGTCTTTGCAGTATTAGGATTTTTGCAGTATGAATTTGCAGAACTAGTTTCTTTGAAGTGGAACATCGGTGGCAGCTTGATCTTGGGCTTTTTTGGTTCAGTGATTTCAATGCTAGGCGTTACTTCTTTATTTGATTTAGTTTGGCCATTTATTCCCTGGGCTTGGCAAAGTCGCTTAACCGTTTTTTGGCGGCTTAATATTCCGGCTGATTACGTCAAAATGGCGACATTATCTTATCTGGTACCGGTGATCTTAACCGCTATCTTAAGCTGGCTGATTTTCCGCTATTTTAATCATTGGCAAGGCACCAAAAAATAA
- the pta gene encoding phosphate acetyltransferase: MSIFELLKSKVKNAGKKYRIVFAEGNDERVLAAAAALQQDDVLEPILLGDTAEIENVANQNKISLAQIQVVNPEKFHALDEMIAAFISARGKEITKEEVREALKDPNYFGTMLVKMGKADGMVSGAAHSTAETVRPALQLIHTAAGMSRVSGSFIMERGEEKYLFADCAINIAPDAKTLAEIAYQSVQTAKLADIEPRVAFLSFSTKGSAKGEMVTKVAEAASLFQKQHPDIPADGELQFDAAFVPAVAAKKAPDSELKGRANIFIFPELQSGNIAYKITQRLGNFTAIGPILQGIAQPVNDLSRGASSDDIYHMAVLTAAQALLKDK; this comes from the coding sequence ATGAGTATTTTTGAACTATTAAAAAGTAAAGTAAAGAACGCGGGAAAAAAGTACCGCATTGTTTTTGCAGAAGGAAATGATGAAAGAGTATTAGCCGCTGCTGCCGCACTGCAGCAAGATGATGTTTTAGAGCCAATTTTATTAGGCGACACAGCTGAAATTGAAAATGTTGCTAACCAAAATAAGATCTCATTGGCCCAAATACAAGTGGTTAACCCCGAAAAATTTCATGCGCTAGATGAAATGATTGCAGCTTTCATTTCGGCTCGGGGTAAAGAAATAACTAAGGAAGAAGTCCGTGAAGCGTTAAAAGATCCTAATTACTTTGGTACAATGCTAGTTAAAATGGGCAAGGCTGATGGTATGGTATCTGGGGCTGCTCATTCAACCGCGGAAACCGTTCGTCCCGCTCTGCAATTAATCCATACTGCAGCCGGGATGAGTCGTGTTTCTGGTAGTTTCATTATGGAACGTGGGGAAGAAAAATATCTTTTTGCTGATTGCGCAATTAATATCGCACCAGATGCTAAAACGCTGGCAGAAATAGCCTATCAATCAGTTCAAACAGCTAAATTAGCAGATATTGAACCACGTGTAGCCTTTTTGAGTTTTTCAACTAAGGGTTCTGCCAAAGGTGAGATGGTTACCAAAGTAGCTGAAGCTGCTTCACTATTCCAAAAACAGCACCCAGATATTCCTGCTGATGGCGAGTTGCAATTTGATGCTGCATTTGTACCCGCAGTGGCAGCTAAAAAAGCTCCAGACTCTGAGCTAAAGGGGAGAGCTAATATTTTTATTTTCCCAGAACTACAGTCTGGTAATATAGCATATAAAATTACGCAGCGTTTGGGAAATTTTACGGCTATTGGGCCCATTCTGCAAGGAATTGCACAGCCGGTTAATGATTTATCACGGGGTGCAAGCAGTGATGATATTTATCATATGGCTGTTTTAACCGCTGCTCAAGCACTATTAAAGGATAAATAG
- the tpiA gene encoding triose-phosphate isomerase: MRTPIIAGNWKLNMNPEQTAEFVAAIKDKLPESSKVESLICAPAVDLDALKKAAAGSELRVGAENAYFEDEGAFTGETSPKVLNEMGINYCIIGHSERRGYFHETDEDINKKAKALFANNVTPIVCCGESLETREANKQEEWVVGQIKADLEGLSADQVANLVIAYEPIWAIGTGKTASSDQAEEMCKTIRDTVKDLYNEETAENVRIQYGGSVNPGNVKELMAKPNIDGGLVGGASLKPDSYLALVNYQD, from the coding sequence ATGCGTACACCAATTATCGCTGGTAACTGGAAATTAAACATGAACCCAGAGCAAACAGCAGAATTTGTTGCTGCTATTAAGGATAAGTTGCCAGAATCAAGCAAAGTAGAATCATTAATTTGTGCTCCAGCTGTTGACTTAGATGCTTTGAAAAAAGCTGCGGCTGGTTCAGAATTACGTGTTGGTGCTGAAAATGCCTACTTTGAAGATGAAGGTGCCTTCACTGGTGAAACTTCACCTAAAGTTCTTAATGAAATGGGAATTAACTACTGCATTATTGGTCACTCAGAGCGTCGTGGTTACTTCCATGAAACTGATGAAGACATTAATAAAAAAGCTAAGGCTTTATTTGCTAACAATGTTACCCCAATCGTTTGCTGTGGTGAATCACTCGAAACTCGTGAAGCTAACAAGCAAGAAGAATGGGTAGTTGGTCAAATTAAGGCAGACTTAGAAGGTCTTTCTGCTGACCAAGTTGCCAACTTAGTAATTGCTTATGAGCCAATTTGGGCTATCGGTACTGGTAAAACTGCTAGTTCAGACCAAGCTGAAGAAATGTGCAAGACTATCCGTGATACGGTTAAAGACTTGTACAATGAAGAAACAGCTGAAAATGTTCGTATTCAATACGGTGGTTCGGTAAATCCAGGCAACGTTAAGGAATTAATGGCTAAACCAAACATCGATGGTGGTTTAGTTGGTGGTGCATCACTTAAGCCTGACTCATACTTAGCTTTAGTAAACTACCAAGACTAA
- a CDS encoding phosphoglycerate kinase codes for MAKLIVSDLDVKDKKVLVRVDFNVPIKDGVIGDDNRIVAALPTIKYIIENGGKAILLSHLGRVKSDADKKELTLKPVADRLSELLNKPVTFVAENEGKEVEDTINNMQDGDVVVLENTRFQDIDNDFGKRESKNDPKLGEYWASLGDMYVNDAFGTAHRSHASNVGIAEAMKKDGKPAAAGFLMEKEIKFLGDAVANPVHPFVTILGGAKVSDKIDVITNLIPKSDHILIGGGMAYTFLAAQGHEIGKSLFEPDKVDLAKKLLKEADGKIVLPVDNLAATEFSNDAARKVVGDDIPENMMGLDIGPKTVEKFKDILKDAKTVVWNGPMGAFEMSNFAEGTLEVGKALADLTDATTIIGGGDSTAAAKQLGIAPKITHISTGGGASLQYLEGKELPGIACISDK; via the coding sequence ATGGCTAAATTAATCGTTTCAGACCTTGATGTTAAAGATAAAAAGGTTTTAGTTCGTGTTGACTTTAATGTCCCAATTAAAGATGGTGTAATTGGTGATGACAACCGGATCGTTGCTGCACTTCCTACTATTAAGTACATTATTGAAAATGGTGGTAAAGCCATTTTGCTTAGTCACTTAGGTCGGGTAAAATCAGACGCAGATAAAAAAGAATTGACTTTAAAGCCTGTTGCTGATCGCTTAAGCGAATTGTTGAACAAGCCTGTAACTTTTGTTGCCGAAAATGAAGGCAAAGAAGTTGAAGACACTATTAACAACATGCAAGACGGCGATGTTGTTGTCCTTGAAAACACTCGTTTCCAAGATATTGACAATGATTTTGGTAAGCGTGAGAGTAAGAATGATCCTAAATTAGGTGAATACTGGGCTTCACTTGGCGATATGTATGTCAATGATGCTTTTGGTACTGCTCACAGAAGTCACGCTTCTAATGTTGGTATTGCTGAAGCAATGAAGAAGGATGGTAAGCCTGCAGCAGCTGGTTTCTTGATGGAAAAGGAAATCAAATTCTTAGGAGATGCCGTTGCTAATCCAGTTCACCCATTTGTTACCATTTTGGGTGGTGCTAAGGTTTCAGACAAAATTGACGTTATTACCAACTTGATTCCTAAATCAGATCACATCTTAATCGGTGGTGGTATGGCTTATACTTTCCTTGCTGCACAAGGTCACGAAATTGGTAAGTCATTATTTGAACCTGACAAGGTTGACTTAGCTAAGAAGCTCCTTAAGGAAGCAGATGGCAAGATTGTTTTACCAGTTGATAACCTAGCTGCAACCGAATTCTCAAATGATGCTGCACGCAAGGTTGTTGGTGATGATATTCCTGAAAACATGATGGGGCTTGATATTGGTCCTAAGACTGTTGAAAAATTCAAGGATATCTTAAAAGATGCTAAGACTGTTGTATGGAACGGCCCAATGGGTGCTTTTGAAATGTCCAACTTTGCTGAAGGTACGTTAGAAGTAGGTAAGGCTTTAGCTGATCTTACTGATGCTACTACTATCATTGGTGGTGGTGACTCAACTGCTGCTGCTAAGCAATTAGGTATCGCTCCTAAGATTACCCACATCTCAACTGGTGGTGGTGCTTCTCTTCAATACCTTGAAGGTAAGGAATTACCAGGTATTGCCTGCATCTCAGATAAATAA
- a CDS encoding GDSL-type esterase/lipase family protein, whose product MKLLLSGDSIIARKEGLTEPHINYNLKKLLSNLQVINTAVAGINSVKFYDMISELVLKREHCDKVAILLGTNDLAANKQVPIDQFKQKMASIASSLIQVYSPKDIIFISPPAIDELKQKYRTNYLVALYTAAIEEVTEDYHLQFINLYQAMISSKEIKILCRGLLDDGLHFGNAGYTLLANLLFEQLTK is encoded by the coding sequence GTGAAATTACTTTTATCAGGCGATAGTATCATAGCGCGAAAAGAAGGTTTAACTGAACCGCATATTAACTATAATTTGAAAAAGCTGCTTTCAAATCTTCAGGTTATTAATACCGCTGTTGCGGGAATTAACTCAGTAAAATTTTATGACATGATTTCCGAGTTGGTTTTAAAAAGAGAGCATTGCGATAAAGTAGCAATCTTATTGGGTACAAATGATTTAGCTGCCAATAAACAGGTACCAATTGATCAATTTAAGCAAAAGATGGCATCAATCGCTTCTAGCCTTATTCAAGTTTACTCACCAAAAGATATTATTTTTATTTCGCCGCCAGCCATTGATGAACTAAAGCAGAAATACCGCACAAATTATTTAGTGGCACTTTACACTGCAGCGATTGAAGAAGTTACTGAAGATTACCATCTGCAATTTATTAATTTGTACCAAGCAATGATTTCTAGTAAAGAAATTAAAATACTTTGTCGTGGTTTACTCGATGATGGCTTACATTTTGGCAATGCAGGCTATACCTTACTAGCTAATTTGCTTTTCGAACAACTAACTAAATAA
- a CDS encoding Cof-type HAD-IIB family hydrolase encodes MIKLVACDLDGTLFNSDLIVSNENIKAIREAQKNGIEFLVATGRSPEQSRKVIENYGLKTGFININGALVYDANNQLQVKHALPNDKAEQVVNILQKHHIYHELVTEDLIYSLDISQRVVNLARSLIALNPGLTFKKAVATSAGSNAMFSMKHVNSFTTLLNDPHFEVMKIIAFDGHGPEAFVDVKKEITALGNVAVTSSSSANIEINDIKAQKGPALLDYAQKKGIKQNEIAAIGDNLNDESMIRDAGTGVAMGNAVYAIKKIAQVKTKTNNENGVAYILKKFISNNAKE; translated from the coding sequence TTGATTAAATTAGTAGCATGCGATCTGGACGGTACCTTGTTTAACAGTGATTTAATAGTATCTAATGAAAATATTAAGGCAATTCGGGAAGCTCAAAAAAATGGCATTGAATTCTTAGTTGCAACAGGTCGTTCACCAGAACAGTCACGTAAAGTAATCGAAAATTATGGTCTTAAAACAGGATTCATCAACATCAATGGTGCTTTGGTTTATGATGCCAATAATCAGTTGCAAGTTAAACACGCATTACCAAATGATAAAGCAGAGCAGGTTGTCAACATCTTGCAAAAACATCATATTTACCATGAATTAGTAACCGAAGACCTGATTTATTCGCTAGATATAAGTCAGCGAGTTGTTAACCTAGCTCGATCCCTAATTGCCCTTAATCCGGGACTGACGTTTAAAAAGGCTGTGGCAACCTCCGCTGGCAGTAATGCAATGTTTAGTATGAAGCATGTTAATAGTTTTACCACACTTTTAAATGATCCCCATTTTGAAGTGATGAAAATTATTGCTTTTGACGGTCATGGACCAGAAGCGTTTGTTGACGTCAAAAAAGAAATCACGGCACTTGGCAATGTTGCTGTTACTTCCAGCTCTTCTGCAAACATCGAAATCAACGATATCAAGGCCCAAAAAGGACCAGCATTATTGGACTATGCGCAAAAAAAGGGAATCAAGCAAAATGAAATTGCGGCAATTGGCGATAACCTTAATGACGAAAGCATGATTAGGGATGCAGGTACCGGTGTGGCAATGGGAAATGCCGTCTACGCAATCAAAAAAATTGCACAAGTTAAAACTAAAACTAATAATGAAAATGGAGTAGCTTATATTTTAAAGAAGTTTATTAGCAATAACGCTAAAGAATAG
- the argF gene encoding ornithine carbamoyltransferase: MTKRDCIETLAFSKEEMQYITDLGLKIKAAIANGYYPPLLKGKSLGMIFDQSSTRTRCSAEAAMTELGGHALYLAPGQIQLGENGHENLEDTSRVLGDLLDIIGVRISSQEAIKSIALSSRAPVVSFMSDDDHPTQALGDLMTIEENMPAGKNIEDVKLVFVGDTTQITLSALSLCAQMGMNFAQYAPKERQISTAILNQAKEIAVKSGATIELSDQDDILHGADFVYTDVWYGSYEDELTKEEYLKIFYPKYQVNEKLLAKTHNTNVKFMHCLPANREEEVSTAVLEGKHSIAWEQSANKKAIMRAIFTYLLNSQKQEPSASVKTNFQNELDAMLAKSPVK, encoded by the coding sequence ATGACTAAAAGAGATTGCATCGAAACTTTGGCATTTTCAAAAGAAGAAATGCAATACATAACTGATTTAGGTTTAAAGATTAAGGCGGCAATTGCTAATGGTTATTATCCGCCTTTACTTAAAGGAAAAAGTTTGGGGATGATTTTTGACCAGTCATCTACCAGAACTCGTTGTTCGGCTGAAGCGGCAATGACTGAATTAGGCGGACATGCGCTATATTTAGCACCAGGTCAAATACAGCTTGGTGAGAATGGACACGAAAACTTAGAAGACACGAGTCGTGTTTTAGGAGATTTGCTTGATATTATTGGTGTGCGCATCAGTAGTCAGGAGGCAATAAAAAGCATTGCTTTGAGTTCAAGAGCACCCGTAGTTAGCTTTATGAGTGACGATGATCATCCAACTCAAGCTCTTGGTGATCTCATGACTATTGAAGAGAATATGCCGGCTGGCAAGAACATTGAAGATGTTAAGCTGGTGTTTGTTGGTGATACAACACAAATTACTCTATCTGCTTTGTCATTGTGTGCTCAAATGGGAATGAACTTTGCACAGTATGCACCAAAAGAAAGGCAGATTTCGACTGCTATTTTAAACCAGGCAAAAGAAATTGCTGTCAAAAGTGGAGCTACAATTGAATTATCAGATCAAGATGACATACTGCATGGTGCAGACTTTGTTTATACTGATGTTTGGTATGGCTCGTATGAAGACGAATTGACCAAGGAAGAATATCTGAAAATCTTCTATCCTAAATATCAAGTTAACGAAAAATTGTTGGCAAAAACTCATAATACTAATGTTAAATTTATGCATTGTTTGCCAGCTAACCGTGAAGAGGAAGTCTCAACTGCTGTTCTTGAAGGTAAGCATTCGATTGCTTGGGAACAATCTGCAAATAAAAAAGCGATAATGCGGGCAATCTTTACTTATTTATTGAATTCTCAAAAACAAGAGCCATCTGCTTCAGTAAAAACTAATTTTCAAAATGAGCTTGATGCAATGCTGGCTAAAAGTCCTGTCAAATAA
- the gap gene encoding type I glyceraldehyde-3-phosphate dehydrogenase: MTVKIGINGFGRIGRLAFRRIMDLGEKSKDIEVVAINDLTTPALLAHLLKYDSTHGTFDHEVSATDDSIVVDGKKYRVYAEPQAQNIPWVKNDGVDFVLECTGFYTSKAKSQAHLDAGAKRVLISAPAGNDLKTIVYSVNDDTLDASDKIVSAGSCTTNSLAPMVDALQKEFGIKVATMTTIHAYTSTQMLLDGPVRGGNMRAARAAAVNIIPHSTGAAKAIGLVVPELNGKVNGHAQRVPVTDGSLTELVSILDKKVTADEVNSALKKYESPSFAYNDDEIVSSDVVGMTAGSIFDPTQTMVTTAGDNQLVKTVAWYDNEYSFTCQMVRTLLKFATL; this comes from the coding sequence ATGACAGTTAAAATTGGTATTAACGGCTTTGGCCGTATCGGTCGTTTAGCATTCCGTCGGATCATGGATTTGGGCGAAAAGTCAAAGGATATCGAAGTTGTTGCTATTAACGACTTGACTACCCCAGCACTTTTGGCACACTTGTTGAAGTATGACTCAACTCATGGTACTTTTGACCACGAAGTTTCAGCTACTGACGACTCAATTGTTGTTGATGGTAAGAAATACCGCGTATACGCAGAACCACAAGCTCAAAACATTCCTTGGGTTAAGAACGATGGCGTTGACTTTGTTCTTGAATGTACTGGTTTCTACACTAGTAAGGCTAAGTCACAAGCTCACCTTGACGCTGGTGCAAAGAGAGTCTTAATTTCAGCACCTGCTGGTAATGACTTGAAGACTATTGTTTACTCAGTAAACGATGACACTTTGGACGCAAGCGACAAGATCGTTTCTGCTGGTTCATGTACTACTAACTCATTGGCACCAATGGTTGATGCTTTACAAAAAGAATTTGGCATCAAGGTAGCTACTATGACTACTATCCACGCTTACACTTCAACTCAAATGCTTTTGGATGGACCTGTTCGTGGTGGTAACATGCGTGCTGCTCGTGCTGCTGCAGTTAACATTATTCCTCACTCAACTGGTGCTGCTAAGGCTATTGGTCTTGTTGTTCCAGAATTGAACGGTAAAGTTAACGGTCACGCACAACGTGTTCCAGTTACTGATGGTTCATTGACTGAATTAGTTTCAATCCTTGACAAGAAGGTTACTGCTGATGAAGTTAACTCAGCATTGAAGAAGTACGAAAGCCCATCATTTGCATACAACGATGACGAAATCGTTTCAAGCGATGTTGTTGGTATGACTGCTGGTTCAATCTTTGACCCAACTCAAACTATGGTAACCACTGCTGGTGACAATCAATTAGTTAAGACTGTTGCTTGGTACGACAATGAATACTCATTCACTTGCCAAATGGTTCGTACTTTGTTGAAATTTGCTACTCTTTAA